The DNA window ACGACGCCAATAAACACACTACACGCGTTAGCGGCAGAAATACCGATAGAAATAAGagggaaatttattgcaagAAAAGAGCTAGCAAAAAACATTGTCTACTCCAACATATTAgagaacaaatgaaaaaatgccaaaaaataacgagaaaaaaaagaaaacataccaAGAACAAATCTACTTACAAGACATAGAAATACTAAACCAACTACACATtagcaaaccaaacaacataGCAGACAAAACCATAATTGATACCGAACTAACAAAAGAAATTGGaacaaaaagtaacaaaaacaaagaaacccTCAGACAACTCACTTTAACCAAGATGTCAGCAAGAAACCGCACAGGGGTAAACATCTTCACGGATGGGAGcctgaacaaaaataaagcaggAATAGGCATATACATACAAGACAAACACAGACACATGTACCACGAATACAATTTAAAGAACACAACATCCATAACAACAATAGAATTGACAGCAATAGAAACAGCACTCACCCTAACAGAAAAATATGATCTAAAAAACATGACTATATACACAGATAGCCTAACATCATGCAAAATACTCGAAAAAGCACAAACAGAACTACAAATAGAGGAAATTACATATAACATACTGAAAAAGAGCTCCGAAAGGCAAATAGCAATAGTATGGATACCATCACATTTAGgaataaaaggaaacgaaacagcGGACAGTCTAGCGGACAAAGGCACCATCTCAGACCAAAAACTAGATAACAAAATTAGATATACAGATGCGAcaaggattttccaaaaagaaatggaggaagagacaaaaaaatggtatatGGAACTATCAAAACACAAAGGCAAGAAATGCGCAGAATTCCTAAAACAATTCCCCTCGCAAATATGGCACAAGGACATAGACATAAACCCCAAAGAaatcaaaaccacaaacaaaatactGGCAGGACATGATTTATCAAGCTACTGGCTAACAAGAATgaggataaaacaaaacggaaactgTGATAACTGCAATACGCCAAATACAGGATGGCACATGATATTCGAATGCCCAAAGTACAATACCAAAGATAGAGTAACAAAACGTgaactaaaagaaaaatggcgagacaaaaaaggacacacaaaGGAGTAACAAAACGTgaactaaaagaaaaatggcaagacaaaaaaggacacacaatCAAGAAACTAACAAAATTtatcacagaaaaaaacatagaattataaaaaaaatagaataataaaaacaacatgacAATAGACGAGAAAAAGTAACCCTTTCACCCTCTTCCAAACGGAAGAAGGCTGAAACGGGAAAAACTTTTACTCCCGACCCAAGATCAggataaaactaaaaaatgtacaacgaaggaaaaacacgCAGCTTCTCTACATGCATTTTGGCCCGCAAAATACATGATAGGGAAAtagcagtgaaaaaaaaagaaacaaaacaaaaaaagatcaaaaaaacggacatacagaaaacaagaaaaaccaaagaatagcaaaaacagggaaaagaagaaacaaaaaccaaacaaaacaaaccaaagatATAAAATAATGGAACAAGTAGACCTAGAACACAGAGAAATAGACTGACAAGTCTACTCCACAGAGACAGTCAAGACTCTGATTATGTACCAACCTGGTAGCATAGGAGGAAAATACTGTCAacagagaaagaagaagaagaagaagaagaaggcacAATATTATTGCGGAGATTCACAAACGGTTGTTGTTCTACCGGCTGTCATCGGGTGATCGAGTTGATCTAATCGATACATCCACGATCGTGCTATTGGGCGCTAGATGGCGCTAGTCTATGTAGTGAGCGAGATATAACAGCTGCGTTAGTGCGAGTTGAAGGGATGCATTAACGCAGGACGAATAAGAAATTAGGTCAATCAGGGCTACAAAGGTCAGGGGCGCCTGGCGCCAGGTCAGCTGATCGGTAGATGTTAGTAGCAAAGTAGACGCAAAGAGAAAACGTTTTAAAAGCGAccaaagcaaaacatgaaTCTTACCAAACTGCGGTTAGCTAAATAAAGTGCTCAAACTAGcgtaaaaatcaatttttgttaCTCCGTTGCACACGAAGCAACAATATGCTTTGGACATAAGTCCTCTAAGCAAAGGCGCCCagcaaaaatgataaaaattcacCTTCTAAATAAATACACCCTGGTATCAGTCCActcaaacagaaaaataaatcagtcGCAGTAAAAACATCAGAGAAACAAGTTCCCTAAACAAAAAGCCAAGAACACACGGAACATACTTGTATGCGGCGACAACTGACAGCTccaaatttttttgatttctcGTCGCCGGCTCCAAAGTGGGTAAAGAGACTAGGTGTGCTCATAGGTTTGACGCGGTAGACATGCTGAAAACCAATTAGAAGTTTGTGGGTTCGATTGTGATACGTatattttcactcacacacacagcacactcCGAAtgattcacacacacacattgataaaaaatcgaacccaCAAATGTCAAATCGTTAGGGGTAAGCCCACCTGTATATTATACCCACTTTGGCCGGCTCGTAACCCATATATCTGGGTTAAGGTGCAAATAGATGAGAGCTGCGACATGTCGCAATTGCGACTTAACTGTTAATCGATTGTCAAATCGAAAAATTGAACTGTCAAAAAAGTCGCAAGTGGTTTTGTCGCGCTGTTTCGCTCGAGTGGAGCAAAACAGCGCGACTTTTCATTTGCGacaattttgtttacattttgagtgttaccGCTTTTTTAAGAGGACGCTATCTTCCAATTGTTCTTGCAGAAAGGTGGTGGTAAGTGTATTTTGCAGGAATAAACCGTGTTTTATGAGATATTCTACAATATAATTCCTGCGAAATTTAACGTGAATTTACACAATTtccaaatttgacagtttcgaCAATTGAAATTTGCGACAAATCGCAATTGCGACATGTCGCAGCGCTCATCTATTTGCACCTTTACGAGCCGGCGACGCAATGACGTATTCGGCTATCGCCAGAGTTTATACCTTTATGAGTTGGGGAGTTGATTCACAGCTATGGGAGGGTAACCcttggttttaaattttagccGTTATGTAtccgaaaatattttttttttgcaaagcggTATTCAAAAGGATATATCGGTTAGAAAATTTGATctagatgttttattttatttatttttaggcTGAATTTAAATGAGTTTTCTTGGAATTATTGCTATACCTTGCAACAATCCGCAAAATGATGTTATATTAATGTTGTAGCTTAAGATTATCTTAGTATTCTTTTGTCATATAAAACCTaacaatgtaaaatatattttatagtaTAATAAACAAGTGaaatatatattatatttgttttatgaagTTTTAGCCCCTCTTAAAATGATTTGgttagaaaattcgaaaaattttacgttgAACACAGTGGAAGTGCAGTATGTAGGATTGCGTCAGAATAATCGATTCAAATAACCTATGTTTGAACCGATAATGAATCATGCGTTTTGATAgccaagaaaaagttagaaattttcaacattttgtaATGTATTAATACTGATGTATTTCAAACCTAATACAGAATAATCGAGCGAAATTTTGTTCGAAAATAACTTGTTTTGACGCGTGTGATCATCCTATATTTCCAATGTGATCATGCAATCGTTTACACATGGTTAGTTAGTGAGAAATCACATTGACTAAAGTACTGTTTTGCTTAAACTGCCTGCGAAAACAAACCATGGAAAGTGTTAACGCCACTACcacattgaaaatgaaaaaaaatgtaagtttaGCACAACTTTTATACATATTACGAATAaccgaaacatattttaattaaattgtaactaatttattattgCAGCCAATTCAAGGAACGGAGGAGGTGCTTCACCTAATCGAACTGGTGAAAACCTACCCATGCCTGTGGAAGGACTCGGATCGTCAGTATAAAAATGCTGAGATCCGACACCAGGCATGGGTAGAAATCGGGTCATACATGGGTCATTCATCAGAGGACGTCCACCAAAAGTGGAAGAATCTGATGAACACGTACCGGCGCACGAAGAAGGAGATAGCACGAAGCCAAGTGACCGGATCAGGTGAATGATTTACGAATCTATATTATAGAATGTTTTAGTTATATaatgtttattcttttataaTGATTATTTCCAGGATCCAGTGAGGTGCTACAAAACTGTTGGTTCGCGTTCGAGCACATGTCATTCCTGCACGACGCGACAGCACCGCGACCAACAGTAAATAGTGTaagtaattcaattttataacaattttattgtgTAGCTCTCTGGGGTTGCGGCAGATGATAGGGCAATGGATTATTGAACATTATGTGCCGTGCTAAATGTTTTCGCATGTTTTGCAATGCTCTGGTCGGTCTTATTGGAACGCCCGGGATAGGCAGCATTGAAGCTGGTGCTGATACATCGTCGTACTCTTCGGAGTTTAGACATGTATTGTCTTGATTTGTAGTGCGTGGGAGTAGTGTATGTGAATAGTTGTACAATAAGTGTCCTCGTCTAAAGTTGTGCAGACATATAGCTGCAAGAACaactttttctgcaattcgAGGTTCCAAATCCATAGGCTTAGCTAAAACCCGGAATACTCTAGCTAAGATACCGAATGCGTTTTCTACTGTACGTCGTGCTCGAGAATGTCTATAGTTGAAATGGCGTTCCATTGAATCTGCAGCATGCATGCCTCCAAATGGCCGCAGACAGTACTCTTTCATGGCAAACGCTTGGTCCCCTAGAAAGTAGAATGGCACTTCGATCTTATAGGGAACTTGTAGAATTTCCGGATCGGGAATATTTAACTCCTTGCGTTCCAGTTTTGGGTATATAGGACTGTTTGCTAAAACACCGCCATCCGATATTCTCCCCTGGCAACCGACGTCAGCGAAAAGAAAGTTGTAATTTGAGTCCGCTATTGCTAACAACACAATACTAAAATTGTGTTTGTAATTGTAAAACTGGCTTCCGGAATTCGCTGGTGCTTTTAAAGGGACATGTTTACCGTCGATGGTACCATTGACATGCGGGAAATTCCATTGTTCTTCGAATccctttgaaattttcaaccattCTGATTTATTGGAAGGCAGCTGAAAAGATATAACATCAAAATCATAAATGTTATGTTAAAATCTGTTGTAAAACACCATCGTTATCATTTAATGTAATATGTTATTATTTCTATCATTTCAGGCGAATCTGGAAGACGAATCACCGGCCTCATCCACATCGGCCATGCTGCCGGGACGAACTCCCCAGCCGAAATGGAAGCGGACGCAAACGAGTCGTTCCGAGCAGATTGCCGAGTGCTTGGGAGCCCTGAGACGTTTGACAGACACTACTCCTCGTCCAATGAGCAAGGCCAGAGCTCTGGGCAACTTTGTAGAGGCGCGAGTCGCTGTCTACGAACAAAGTCACCCAGAGTTCTGTGACCGGCTCATTGAAGCTGTTACAGCTACGTTGAACGAGGAAGTAGCGAAGTTCAACGCCCCTGGATCCTGCGATCACGACTACGTGTAACACGTAGTGTGATAACGTGTGAGAAGACCACTCCCCATGACCCTTATGACCTATCCTCCTTGTTCACAGTGTGAACATCATCGGCTCTTATCAGAGCCACCAGATATATccaaaaagatatttttgagACCTTTGAAAACACTACACAATGTAAGAGATCCTtgaatgatctttttttctttttagacgacgacgacaacaacgcATTTGTTAAAGCTGAGGAGTAATTTAGCAGGATCAAATGTATTAGTCTCTCACTATGAAGTTACAACTGAGATACTTATTTTGCATTGGAACATCAAACACGGAATAATCAGTGCACCATGCTGAGGGATCTTTCGGATTGATACACTAATTATGACTTAGTTTAGTGACGTAATTACATTATTGATAATATGTAAAATACACAATACCTTCACATATTCCTTTAGCTCGTGTATTATATGATCACAAACTTCCTGCACGATCCGGGATACAGATGGACTTGAGACCTGAAGTTAATCATTAGTTAATTGACGAGTATATATGTCTTGCTTAAAATAACTTACCCTAAACATAAAGGATAGCGATTCATATGAGTCCCCAGAGGCCAAAAAGCGAAGCGCGATGGCAAGCCGTTGCTTTGTAGTTATTGCTTTACGCATTGTTGTATCTACTTTGCATATTTTTGGACCGATTAAAGACAAAACATGATGGAACTCCTCCCGATTGAGTCGCAGAAAATCGTTCATCCGGTTGTTGGCACCTTCTCCATCGATTGCCTGGAACAATCGGTTCCACACATCTTCCCTTTCCAAAAACAAATCCGTAACCCAGATCCGGCCATTTTCTGATCGCgattcttcctcctcctcctgctCTTCTATCAATAGTAGAGCTAGCGTAGCTACTGCTGCAGCAATGGCAGGGATTACTTCCTCTGTTTCCATATCCATGTcctgaaaaataaattcatgtacttatgaataatgttttgcaaacgttATCGCATTGTATTAACAAAAATTCTTACCGAACTTTACTTTCTTTACTGAAAACAATGCACAACAAGGACAACTTGTGAAATACTACAGTACACAATAAACATTGGCGTTCCACTCTAAGCAACAGCTCCCACTGTATTCTGTTAAAATGTATTGTTAATTGTTAAATCGCGTTATATGGTTTTCCCCGAACTTCGAGTTTTCTACACAATAATAAagttcgaacaaaaaaacataaatattttttagcgTGTTTAACACATAACTATTAACTTCGCataataaaagtaaacaagTCCTGTATTTATCCAATACTGCGTAATGCGGAATCATGCTGTATACTCTGTACACCTATTAATGTTGGTTTTTAGTTACATAAGAATGTTTCATTCCCGATTTAATTGTGCTGAATgtgttaaactttattttactaataatttataacacaaatattgatattttaaaatttgaaatgaacatttgaatttgaatttgaaatgaatttacGATACCATAATCAAACCCATGAATTCAATTATAAACACAACGAATCTTCGTTTGACAAATAGTTGACGGCTGCGTCTATGGCAAACGCCTTGGGGGTCCCACACGATAGCTACAACTACACGAGCGACGCCTCGccaagaacaaaagaaattccAAGAAAAACGGGAGCTGTCAGTTGTCGCCGCATACAAGTATGCATCATGTATTCACTCTGATCTCTCTTCAGATGTCGAATAAATCTTTCGCCTTTTGCTAATGATTTCCGTGGAGAGGGATACTCTAATGAGTCTAGTacagaacaggaaaaaaaaaacaaaacaacaaagaacaGAAGCGGCAAGTATAAACAAATCTGCAACAACCCCGAACTCGCCagacctttaaaaaaaaaactaagcaacatcaaacccccaaaaaatatTACCGGAACATCTCAGAAGAAAAATAGGGACATATGACCATTAGTTGTCGGTCCACACACCTAGAGGTGCTTGTATATACAAATTCGCGAATTAGCGCAGGAGGGCCCAGCCCGACCAGCCAaaccaacatgctttctcgctttggcaggtttgattgttcataAGACAGAACGAGAAGGTATGTTGATATTGCTACCCGGGAGGAAGCTGGACTTTTGTGCCGTATCGTGAAACACCtcgacaaaagaagaagaagaagaagcatcaTGTATTCTTGGCTTAACTGATACTACACACACAACTAAAGCAATGCACAAGCATAA is part of the Anopheles funestus chromosome X, idAnoFuneDA-416_04, whole genome shotgun sequence genome and encodes:
- the LOC125769059 gene encoding uncharacterized protein LOC125769059 yields the protein MDMETEEVIPAIAAAVATLALLLIEEQEEEEESRSENGRIWVTDLFLEREDVWNRLFQAIDGEGANNRMNDFLRLNREEFHHVLSLIGPKICKVDTTMRKAITTKQRLAIALRFLASGDSYESLSFMFRVSSPSVSRIVQEVCDHIIHELKEYVKLPSNKSEWLKISKGFEEQWNFPHVNGTIDGKHVPLKAPANSGSQFYNYKHNFSIVLLAIADSNYNFLFADVGCQGRISDGGVLANSPIYPKLERKELNIPDPEILQVPYKIEVPFYFLGDQAFAMKEYCLRPFGGMHAADSMERHFNYRHSRARRTVENAFGILARVFRVLAKPMDLEPRIAEKVVLAAICLHNFRRGHLLYNYSHTLLPRTTNQDNTCLNSEEYDDVSAPASMLPIPGVPIRPTRALQNMRKHLARHIMFNNPLPYHLPQPQRATQ